One Tunturibacter gelidoferens genomic region harbors:
- the lpxD gene encoding UDP-3-O-(3-hydroxymyristoyl)glucosamine N-acyltransferase, which produces MTTMSKIADWVGVSAPLLEVEITSVSSIEDAGESSVVFAVEGEALGRALRSRAGVILASRKLESAELPPYRTPDPRVLWVADARYAFALVARKLNVDGVRAGVHASAVVGQKGAIGVGTAVGPGAVLGDGVVIGSGCEIGAQVTIYAGTMLGDRVVVQAGAVLGSTGFGYVRSAETGEYLIFPQQGRLVVEDDVEIGANTTIDRGALGETRIGRGTKIDNLVHIGHNCVIGKNVIIAAQTGISGSSVVEDGAILGGQVGIGEHATVGAGVILGGGAGVLSGKKMRGAGEVFWGRPARPLKEYLRDLARLKRR; this is translated from the coding sequence ATGACAACGATGAGCAAGATCGCGGACTGGGTTGGGGTGAGCGCACCGCTGTTGGAGGTGGAGATTACATCGGTCTCAAGCATCGAGGACGCCGGGGAGAGTTCGGTCGTGTTCGCGGTCGAGGGTGAGGCGCTGGGCAGGGCGCTGCGGTCGAGGGCTGGGGTGATTCTGGCGAGCAGGAAGCTGGAGTCGGCGGAGCTGCCGCCCTATCGGACGCCGGACCCGCGGGTTTTGTGGGTGGCGGATGCGAGGTATGCGTTTGCTTTGGTGGCGCGGAAGTTGAATGTCGATGGGGTTCGGGCGGGAGTGCATGCCTCGGCCGTGGTGGGGCAGAAGGGGGCGATTGGCGTGGGGACGGCGGTGGGGCCGGGTGCTGTGCTTGGCGACGGTGTGGTGATTGGGAGTGGATGTGAGATTGGTGCGCAGGTGACGATTTACGCGGGTACGATGCTGGGGGACCGCGTGGTGGTGCAGGCGGGGGCGGTGCTGGGGTCGACAGGATTTGGGTATGTGAGGAGTGCGGAGACGGGAGAGTATTTGATTTTTCCGCAGCAGGGGCGGCTGGTGGTGGAGGACGATGTTGAGATCGGGGCGAATACGACGATCGACCGTGGTGCGCTGGGGGAGACACGGATCGGACGTGGCACGAAGATCGATAACCTGGTGCACATAGGGCATAACTGCGTGATTGGGAAGAACGTGATCATCGCGGCACAGACAGGGATCTCGGGTTCGAGTGTGGTGGAGGATGGCGCGATTCTTGGTGGGCAGGTGGGGATTGGAGAGCACGCGACGGTGGGAGCGGGTGTGATTCTGGGCGGTGGGGCTGGCGTGCTGAGTGGGAAGAAGATGCGGGGGGCCGGGGAGGTGTTCTGGGGCCGGCCGGCGCGACCTTTGAAGGAGTATCTGAGGGATCTTGCGAGGTTGAAGCGGCGCTGA